ACGCAACCACAAAACATCAATCCAGACACAggtatctttttgtttttttcccccgtcTAATCATCCAGTTTCCTTTTAAAGCACAGACCTGCTTTTCATAGTTCAACAGCTTCTCCAGAAGGCCAGGTCTTTGCTTGGTGTGATTTCTTCGGGATTCCCTCTGGGTCACTACATCCGTGGCTTTTGGTGACGTTGGTTggaatttcacaaaataaaattaaagccCAGGCTGAAGTTTAATCAGTCTATGAGACATGGGACTCTCAGGTTGTCAGGTTTGATAAAGAGAGCATGCTACTAAATTGAGGGAAATTTTCATCTTCTCCGAAAAATACCAGTCAAAGCACTTCAAGCACTTAAAACAGATgctcttatttacatttttggactATTGATGTCCTTGAATAAAGTATACTAGATTTAAATGGTCAGTTCATCCAAATTACAAAGTCTCTTACTTAAATTTACGGTTAGATGGATGAATGAAACAAATTTGTCTAAACACAGAGGTGCTAATACAACAAAGCTGGTTTTTGcttgctgtatttttttctggtgTTTAATACTGAGCATAAATAGATTCCAATGTAAGAGATTGAAGACAAAATCCCCAGATCTCATTCTATGATAAAATAGAATCTAAAGTCAATGTGAGGCTTCAGTCCCCCAAACTAAATAAATCCagtgaataaaatgttacagCAGTTTTTAGTACAATctaaaaaagtacaaacacaaagtaataattataaagtcatttttttactaaaaagaaTAACTTCAACTTAGTGAGACTTCTGAAGTCTCACAATAAACAGTTGTATACAATTCTGTAAGAGATGAGAACTGTGGATTCTGTCTCCTATCACTTACACTGGAATTGGGTTTTCAATGGCCTGTACAAACAGGAGGAAGCAAAACCTGTATATTGCTCCTACAGACAAGTGGAACATATTCATTAAACCTCTGTTCTGCTGTCAATCATGTACTATACATGTATAGATATTAAAAGGTAAAACCTTCACTGaagttgtacatttttatcCTAACTGTGCCTCCCATGGCTACCTGTATGTAAAAGGGTTACTTGTAGATATTCTCATTGGAGACACAATTTTGTTCTGATTTGAATGGAACAATCAGATTCCCCTCAACttatttttgatgtttattGCTTTAGTTTGCAAGCACAtccatttttattgtttggccACAGCTAGCAGGCGTTTTGGAAGTAAAATCTGCAAAACCCAGTATACACTGCCTGACCAGCACCAAACAACTGATGGGCAAAGTTACCACCAAGCTaatgaaaatggtaaaatatttagAGCAGACCTCACTGTGAAAAGTTTCCACTGGGGATACATTCTTCTGAAGAAATGGTCCCAAATAAAAACCTTCCATAATATGATAATGTGTAAAAGAGGAGCTGATGTtgagttattattattatttttaataacgtAATTTGGCTGAACAGACCCTTGAAGGATGCACATTTTCAATCACCTTTTTCCACAAATTGCACATTAAATATTGGCAATATTTAGTAGTCACATAATAAAGTGATACAATCTCCCACCCAGTGCACGTGCACATTGCACAAGATGCACATTTTTACTCTACAGGACAAACTATACTAGAGCTGTGATTTCCCACTAACCTTCACTTCTATTAATAAAATCTCTACAAACAAGAAGCTACACAGACATTAAAGGACGTGGGCCAGGTTCTACTTTTTACTCTCCATACACTCCATCCACCATTTGCCTTCTCACTGTGTATTTCACTGCTGTTCAGGTCCACTGCCTGAAGGCTGGGAGCAGGCTGTGACTGCAGAAGGAGAGGTGTACTACATCGATCACATAAATAAGACCACCACATGGGTTGACCCGCGTCTAGGTAGCACATTATCAAATTTGTGTCTCCTGAGTTGACAATTATTTTTTGTCAGTGAGAAACATTTTGTTCCAATGTCAACCATCACAAATTGCTGTTTGGCAACAAAACTAAGAAAGATTGCAAAGTTTTGACAAGTTTTGCTTAGTTTTCATAGCTGAAATGTTTTACCTACACCACTTGGaaatatttacttatttgtcAAAAagtggtttttcttttaattttatgtttcagCCCAGAAAATGAACCCTGGCATTCTTGGTTTGGTAATGCAGCAAAGGCAGGAAAAGGAACAGATGAGATGCAAACAAGGCCTCCCTCAGCAAATCACACCACAGGTCAGAGGTTAAACAAAATAGTAGTTGGTTGTGTAAACCAAAAGCTCTGTGGGTTTATATTAAATCATTCGTTATTTTCTGTTGTATTATGCTTTATATGTGAGTTCGGATTTAGCAgtagtaaaattatttaatataaacactgtgcgtgtgtgtgtggcaggagGCAGGAGGAAGGAGCCAAATGCAGGGTGGAATGGACCATGACAGGAATGCACAGACACTTGTCCCATCTCTGGATGTCAGGATCAGAGCCTCAAACCATGAACCGACACTTAATGGGTGAGTTTAAAACCacttttattatagttttatcTGTTACATAGCTGTGGTAATTAAATTACACAAGTGGAAAGTAAACCAAGTAACACTATAAATAATCAATTCTAAGCTATAAAGAGAGGAGAGTATCTAAGTAAGAGACGCTTTCACTGTAATGAAACTTTTATCAAGTCATAGCTTTGTTGTGgcttatgtttgtttttgtgcagcgCTCACTCTCGCAACGAGAGCACTGACAGTGGTCTGAGCGTCAGCAGCTTACCCCACACATCAGACCACATGCTGAGCTCTGTGGATCACATGGATACTggtaatacacaaacacacacaaacatttacctgAGGGGTTCTGTAGTGGACAAGCAGGCTTACATCCCCTGAAATGcaatttaatgtgtgtgtatgagagagcgagagaggaaAATGTCATAGTAATATGCTGATTATGTGCTgatatacacacataaaaaactgtcaatatgtaatataaaaaatatatttttttgattttccCCTGAGGGGATGGGGAGAAGAACATGTACTGGTCCAGGTGTAGCTTTAATTATGACACATTTAACTGGTGAAAATGCCCAATAGCTTTTCCAAATCCAAGGTCACTGTTGACATTTCGAATTTCCATTCAGTTTGGTAACTTCTTTTTACCTGACCTGGTTAGGTGACTCTGGCGAGACCTTCTCGATGAGCTTACAGGAGTCGATGCCCGTTCTTCCGATGTCTGAGGGTGAAGAGCTAATGCCCTGCATTCCCGAGGGTCTCAGCTCAGATCTTCTGATGGACATGGACACCGTCCTGTCTGGGTCACATATGGACAGAGACAGCTTGCTCACCTGGCTATAGACATGCTCAACCATCACCAAAATATGGTTTAACATCAAATCATCGTAACACGACTACGAATTTTGGAGGATTTTGGGATTCAAAAGTGGTACCGAACAACATAGTATGGCAATATACTACTGTTGTGTGATGGATCCTAACACTACTCGCAGTCTGAGGATTTAAATAACCTGACGCTCACAGAAGGTGGTAAGCTGCTGGTATTCTTCTCTCTTTGGTCTTGGTTTTAGAGATGCAACAATATTTGTACAGCACTCCTCTGTATTACAGCTTATTTTAAAGtacatatttgtttaattatccCCACTTGGATGCTGTTTcagcaaacattaaaaacacagacaagatgATAAAGTCTGAGCACAACagttacacacatgcaaagaatGAGCATGTGTGGCTGTGTTAAACTAACATATAAAGGTTACAGAAAAGATATTTAATCATAACATAACATATCAAATCCATATTCCTGTCAGTTACAGTCTGTAGCCTGTGGAATTAAAAAGTAACATCTTCAGTAATTAGTCTACCTCCAAGTAGCCTGTAATTTGAGAGTTAAAAGTACATGCTCACAGATGTCAAAACATGTACTTAAGAAGCATCAGAACTGGGGGCAATGGATTAACACTACATTGGTTCCATACAACCAAAAACCCCTGCCTGAAAAACACTTTACCATCACAAATCAGGGGGAGAGGACGCACCCTGGTGGTGAACCGTTACAAAATTAAGAACACTAACAGACCCCaatcacatatactgtatatctgtgtTGAAACATGGGGTGGTGCTCAAAACCAGGATCCAGGGGTCCAAAATCAAGTTCAGGAGGATACGTTGGGTCACAGTCAAGTTGTTATTGCTGAGCAATCAAAGTCTGTCAAAAGGAAGTGAAGCTACAAAGGCTGCAGAATGTTGTCACTATAAAGAGGAGTCTAAAGTTAGGACACTATAAAgatataataaacatatttttaggaCCTCTGATTACATTACACAAAGCAGTGCTGTAATATACAGAGGACCTCTACAGTAATGCAGTACAACACAATACCTGGTTTCCCGCAGGAAACCGTAATCCTGATGCATTTGGTCTTGTGATAAGTGAAGTTAGGTGATGGCCTAAACTAAATTAGCGTTGTGTGAAATAACACCTTTGTTCTGTCCCCCTCTGagttttttaatattgatggtaattttttttggtACACAATAGAGCTAAAACACTACATGAAACATTACAACAGCCTCACTATAAAActcatgtattttttatttttttatttttttttggtttggttaatTCTGTGTTCTAGCTTTTGTTGTATTAGATCGCATTTTATTTTGCGTGTTCTGGTCAATTTATCCACAGCAGCACTAATATAAGCTCCTCAAACGTAGTATTTATTGAAGATTTGTTTGTACAgttgtaatattattattatcactcCTTGTTTGCCACCAGGGCCTTGACGTGTTTTCTACACCGGCtttgaaaaactcaaaaaaatacaatttggcTATTCACACAGGGCCATTCAGCTTTTCAACAATTTTTAACTGTTAGCTT
The Channa argus isolate prfri chromosome 24, Channa argus male v1.0, whole genome shotgun sequence genome window above contains:
- the LOC137109246 gene encoding transcriptional coactivator YAP1-like isoform X1, with the translated sequence MDAHRGAPPAGQQIVHVRGDSQTELEALFNAVMNPSKESRHPAPLPMRMRKLPDSFFRQPDPRGHSRQASSDGGVCGSLTPHHVRAHSSPASLPVNSLSTQATDVAATPIIPDDVPLPHGWEMAKTPTGQRYFLNHLDKTTTWHDPRLSQLQSAATQHPIPSTPVHAHSLSNPVPTTQPQNINPDTGPLPEGWEQAVTAEGEVYYIDHINKTTTWVDPRLAQKMNPGILGLVMQQRQEKEQMRCKQGLPQQITPQEAGGRSQMQGGMDHDRNAQTLVPSLDVRIRASNHEPTLNGAHSRNESTDSGLSVSSLPHTSDHMLSSVDHMDTGDSGETFSMSLQESMPVLPMSEGEELMPCIPEGLSSDLLMDMDTVLSGSHMDRDSLLTWL
- the LOC137109246 gene encoding transcriptional coactivator YAP1-like isoform X2; the protein is MDAHRGAPPAGQQIVHVRGDSQTELEALFNAVMNPSKESRHPAPLPMRMRKLPDSFFRQPDPRGHSRQASSDGGVCGSLTPHHVRAHSSPASLPVNSLSTQATDVAATPIIPDDVPLPHGWEMAKTPTGQRYFLNHLDKTTTWHDPRLSQLQSAATQHPIPSTPVHAHSLSNPVPTTQPQNINPDTAQKMNPGILGLVMQQRQEKEQMRCKQGLPQQITPQEAGGRSQMQGGMDHDRNAQTLVPSLDVRIRASNHEPTLNGAHSRNESTDSGLSVSSLPHTSDHMLSSVDHMDTGDSGETFSMSLQESMPVLPMSEGEELMPCIPEGLSSDLLMDMDTVLSGSHMDRDSLLTWL